One Triticum dicoccoides isolate Atlit2015 ecotype Zavitan chromosome 4B, WEW_v2.0, whole genome shotgun sequence genomic window carries:
- the LOC119292390 gene encoding probable CCR4-associated factor 1 homolog 11 has translation MSPVWPSSPVPVRSVWASNFKYESANLRHVARNAQYVAIALHYPGVVHHPDQDHNALTAEQRYALVKANVDDLKPLQLGIALYDSDGGYLDAWEFNLRDFRPLADPHDENSLAYLAGRGLDVGALRDHGVSADMLSKKLFESGLVGAQRGRSRSWITYAGAYHVAYLLKIVTGGAPLPRDVAGFNGAVRRYLGDQVYDVATMAAGCPHMPLRLEHVTDYLGFHPPLGSPRLAAAAGVRALQVFMRLKYGELGGDVRKYRGLLKGLH, from the coding sequence ATGTCGCCGGTATGGCCGTCGTCGCCGGTCCCTGTGCGCTCCGTGTGGGCGTCCAACTTCAAGTACGAATCGGCCAACCTCCGCCACGTCGCCAGGAACGCCCAGTACGTCGCCATCGCCCTGCACTACCCGGGCGTTGTCCACCACCCCGACCAGGACCACAACGCCCTCACCGCCGAGCAGCGCTACGCTCTCGTGAAGGCCAACGTGGACGACCTGAAGCCGCTCCAGCTCGGCATCGCCCTCTACGACAGCGACGGCGGGTACCTCGACGCCTGGGAGTTCAACCTCCGCGACTTCCGCCCCCTGGCCGACCCGCACGACGAGAACTCCCTCGCGTACCTCGCCGGCCGCGGGCTCGACGTCGGCGCGCTACGCGACCACGGCGTCAGCGCCGACATGCTAAGCAAGAAGCTGTTTGAATCCGGCTTGGTCGGCGCTCAGCGTGGGCGGTCGCGGAGTTGGATCACCTACGCTGGGGCTTATCACGTCGCGTACCTGCTCAAAATTGTCACCGGCGGTGCCCCGCTGCCGCGAGACGTGGCCGGGTTCAACGGCGCCGTGCGGCGTTACCTCGGCGACCAGGTCTATGATGTGGCCACGATGGCGGCCGGCTGCCCGCACATGCCACTGAGGTTGGAGCACGTCACCGATTACCTCGGCTTCCATCCGCCGCTGGGGAGCCCTCGCCTAGCAGCTGCCGCCGGCGTGCGCGCGCTGCAGGTCTTCATGCGGCTGAAGTACGGAGAGCTCGGCGGCGACGTGCGAAAATACCGGGGTCTTCTTAAAGGCCTGCACTAG